The Xanthomonas sontii genome contains a region encoding:
- a CDS encoding FtsX-like permease family protein: MLKLALASLRSRRLGVALTVLVITLSVTLLLGVERIRTQAHEGFASTVSGTDLIVGARSGPVNLLLYSVFHIGDATNNVSWKSYQDLSAMPEVKWAVPLSLGDSYRGYRVVGTSAGFFEHYHYGAKHPLAFAQGRAFDDLYDAVIGADVAAALGRHLGDEIVLTHGTGRISLATHADKPFRIVGILRRTGTPVDSSVLVSLQAIEAIHIDWHSGVRLPGHHVSAAQARAMDLTPDTITAFMLGLKTRIATFSVQRRINEYPEEAMLAIMPGVTLQQLWGTLGTAEGALRMIASLVVLLGLVSMVALLVATLQERRREMAILRAVGARPRDIAWLLLFEAGLVTVVSCVLALLAVTAASWLARGWVLDHFGLAINRIAPSAAEWGWLGCVLLAGVLAGIVPALLAYRRTLADGLSPEL; the protein is encoded by the coding sequence CTGTTGAAGCTGGCCCTGGCCAGCCTGCGCAGCCGGCGCCTGGGCGTGGCCTTGACCGTACTGGTGATCACCCTGAGCGTGACCCTACTGCTGGGCGTGGAGCGGATCCGCACGCAGGCGCACGAAGGTTTTGCCAGCACCGTGTCCGGCACCGACCTGATCGTCGGCGCGCGCTCGGGCCCGGTGAACCTGTTGCTGTACTCGGTGTTCCACATCGGCGACGCCACCAACAACGTGTCGTGGAAGAGCTACCAGGACCTGAGCGCGATGCCCGAAGTGAAGTGGGCGGTGCCGCTGTCGCTGGGCGATTCCTACCGCGGCTACCGGGTGGTCGGCACCAGCGCCGGCTTCTTCGAGCACTACCACTACGGCGCCAAGCATCCCCTGGCGTTCGCGCAGGGCAGGGCGTTCGACGATCTCTACGATGCGGTGATCGGTGCCGACGTCGCCGCCGCGCTCGGCCGCCACCTCGGCGACGAGATCGTGCTGACCCATGGCACCGGCCGGATCAGTCTGGCCACCCATGCCGACAAGCCGTTCCGGATCGTCGGCATCCTGCGCCGCACCGGCACGCCGGTGGATTCCAGCGTGCTGGTCTCGCTGCAGGCGATCGAGGCGATCCATATCGATTGGCACTCCGGCGTGCGCCTGCCGGGCCACCACGTCAGCGCCGCGCAGGCGCGGGCGATGGACCTGACCCCGGACACCATCACCGCCTTCATGCTCGGCCTCAAGACCCGCATCGCCACCTTCTCGGTCCAGCGGCGGATCAACGAGTACCCGGAGGAAGCGATGCTGGCGATCATGCCGGGCGTCACCCTGCAACAGTTGTGGGGCACGCTGGGCACGGCCGAAGGCGCCTTGCGGATGATCGCCTCGCTGGTGGTGCTGCTCGGCCTGGTGTCGATGGTCGCGCTGCTGGTGGCCACGCTGCAGGAGCGCCGGCGCGAGATGGCGATCCTGCGCGCGGTCGGCGCACGGCCGCGCGACATCGCCTGGCTGCTGCTGTTCGAGGCCGGCCTGGTCACCGTGGTGTCGTGCGTACTGGCGCTGCTGGCGGTGACCGCGGCCAGCTGGCTGGCGCGCGGCTGGGTGCTCGATCATTTCGGCCTGGCGATCAACCGCATCGCACCCAGTGCGGCGGAGTGGGGCTGGCTCGGCTGCGTGCTGCTGGCCGGCGTGCTCGCCGGCATCGTGCCGGCCCTGCTGGCCTATCGCCGCACCCTGGCCGATGGCCTGTCGCCGGAGCTGTGA
- a CDS encoding DUF3299 domain-containing protein, whose amino-acid sequence MTRWILPLLALALLCGCGRQQAAAPKKTQETPAAQPAPANEAAINPPLGEPDADGYRELDWSAMLPPAELKALENSDEAPVDHTGKRAMPQTGTYNTVAAVLARKVRLPGYVVPLDSDDAGRVREFLFVPYYGACIHVPPPPPNQIVHVRLDTPIDPPDMYSPFYLSGQLRAETLHGELAGTAYTMEQAHLHPYEKG is encoded by the coding sequence ATGACCCGCTGGATCCTTCCCTTGCTGGCGCTCGCACTGCTGTGCGGCTGCGGCCGCCAGCAAGCCGCTGCCCCGAAAAAGACGCAGGAGACTCCGGCGGCGCAGCCAGCACCGGCCAACGAAGCGGCGATCAACCCGCCACTCGGCGAGCCCGACGCCGACGGCTATCGTGAGCTGGACTGGAGCGCGATGCTGCCGCCGGCCGAGTTGAAGGCCCTGGAAAACAGCGACGAAGCGCCGGTCGACCACACCGGCAAGCGTGCGATGCCGCAGACCGGCACCTACAACACCGTGGCCGCCGTGCTGGCGCGCAAGGTGCGCCTGCCGGGCTACGTGGTGCCGCTGGACAGCGACGACGCCGGCCGCGTGCGCGAGTTCCTGTTCGTGCCGTACTACGGCGCCTGCATCCACGTGCCGCCCCCGCCACCGAACCAGATCGTGCATGTGCGCCTGGATACCCCGATCGACCCGCCCGACATGTACAGCCCGTTCTACCTGAGCGGCCAACTGCGCGCGGAAACCCTCCACGGCGAACTCGCCGGCACCGCCTACACGATGGAGCAGGCGCACCTGCATCCCTATGAAAAAGGCTGA
- a CDS encoding DUF3299 domain-containing protein produces the protein MKKADRHFLLTGVLCLLAGCHGDGGKQPDTTPAPSPAATHATAAADAVPDTVERWEQLAPANDIYQRPPPRIGTAWRGDAAVLDQPAPVDDGPSVVNGMPIDHSGTQRAAQFGSSQVVKGLEGKRFALDGYVVPLESDDQGKVSELLFVPFYGACIHVPPPPPNQILHVVLRTPIDVPELWDPFHLQGRLHLADFKADIANATYEAEDATLTPVQG, from the coding sequence ATGAAAAAGGCTGATCGCCATTTCCTGCTGACTGGAGTGCTGTGCCTGCTGGCGGGCTGCCACGGTGATGGCGGGAAGCAGCCTGACACGACGCCGGCACCATCGCCGGCAGCGACGCATGCGACCGCAGCCGCCGACGCCGTCCCGGACACAGTGGAGCGCTGGGAACAACTGGCACCGGCCAACGACATCTACCAGCGCCCGCCGCCGCGGATCGGCACCGCGTGGCGGGGCGACGCCGCGGTGCTGGATCAGCCGGCGCCGGTCGACGATGGCCCCTCGGTGGTCAATGGCATGCCGATCGACCATTCCGGCACCCAGCGCGCCGCGCAGTTCGGTTCATCGCAAGTGGTGAAGGGCCTGGAAGGCAAACGCTTCGCCCTGGACGGCTACGTGGTGCCGCTGGAAAGCGACGACCAGGGCAAGGTCAGCGAACTGCTGTTCGTGCCGTTCTATGGCGCCTGCATCCACGTACCGCCGCCGCCCCCGAACCAGATCCTGCACGTGGTGCTGCGCACCCCGATCGACGTGCCGGAGTTGTGGGACCCGTTCCACCTGCAGGGGCGGCTGCATCTGGCCGACTTCAAGGCCGATATCGCCAATGCCACCTACGAGGCGGAGGACGCCACGCTCACCCCGGTGCAGGGCTGA
- a CDS encoding DUF2796 domain-containing protein: protein MLLSASSPATAAIRHHGPHVHGQANLEVAVDGTAVDVQLSAPGIGILDFEHPTRDAGERQRLEAAVATLRGAGWLQFPVAAACSLRSAQVTTEGYDVAMADPDEPGHSHAEFHARYAFNCAQPARLDHLQVLLPQRFPGLHTVLVDVATAAGQGRTEVVPGQTRVKLPE, encoded by the coding sequence TTGCTCCTCTCCGCCAGTTCGCCAGCCACCGCTGCGATCCGCCACCATGGCCCGCACGTGCACGGCCAGGCCAACCTGGAGGTCGCCGTCGACGGCACCGCCGTGGACGTGCAGCTCAGCGCGCCCGGCATCGGCATCCTCGATTTCGAACACCCGACGCGCGATGCCGGCGAGCGCCAGCGGCTGGAGGCCGCGGTCGCCACCCTGCGCGGTGCGGGCTGGTTGCAGTTCCCGGTCGCGGCGGCCTGTTCGCTGCGCAGCGCGCAGGTCACCACCGAGGGCTACGACGTGGCGATGGCCGATCCGGACGAGCCCGGCCACAGCCACGCCGAGTTCCACGCCCGGTACGCGTTCAACTGCGCCCAGCCGGCGCGACTGGATCACCTGCAGGTGCTGTTGCCGCAACGTTTCCCCGGGCTGCACACGGTGCTGGTCGATGTCGCCACCGCTGCGGGCCAGGGTCGAACCGAGGTGGTGCCTGGGCAGACCCGGGTGAAGCTGCCGGAATGA
- a CDS encoding ATP/GTP-binding protein, whose amino-acid sequence MLLRFGVENHKSIKTYQEISLVATPLKDAEHGLLEAVELATNVTVRKKLQVVPVLALYGANASGKTTLLDALQHFVGEIVSSHARSATRKVPHRPFLLDEEGRKKPSRYDVDIVLSGVRYHYGYIISNERVCSEWLYSFPVDGSRNVRTTLFTRDFEADEEFYFGKNLKGENRVISKLVRPNSLFLSAAAQNSHSQLSPIFKFFAQKITNRMQETSEILLPEQLLAYFGEDEELRSRAIQFLSSADTGIVGIDFSKVPIDEKRQALVQEFERVLNSHLDEEKINLPKRTEEAKVGVKHVGAAGKSYSLEMTWESAGTIALLGLLGPVLKRLMEGGVLIIDELNSTLHPLVSREIIGLFSHPETNPGKAQLLFSTHDTNLLSGRILRRDQIWFAEKDREGATHTYSLSDIRIRADDNFEAGYLRGRFGAIPFFGFEDSPLYVSE is encoded by the coding sequence ATGTTGCTCCGATTTGGCGTTGAAAACCACAAATCCATCAAGACTTATCAGGAGATTTCGTTAGTCGCGACTCCCCTGAAGGACGCTGAGCACGGTCTTCTCGAGGCGGTCGAGCTAGCGACCAATGTTACGGTGCGAAAAAAGCTTCAAGTAGTTCCAGTTCTTGCACTCTATGGCGCCAATGCTTCCGGAAAAACAACCTTACTTGATGCATTGCAGCACTTTGTCGGTGAAATCGTATCTTCCCATGCGCGCTCTGCCACACGAAAAGTTCCGCATAGGCCTTTTTTGCTAGACGAAGAGGGGCGAAAGAAGCCATCACGGTATGATGTCGATATAGTTCTAAGCGGCGTGCGCTATCATTATGGTTACATCATATCCAACGAGCGCGTATGCAGCGAGTGGCTTTACTCGTTTCCGGTAGATGGGTCGCGAAATGTTAGAACGACCTTGTTCACCCGAGACTTCGAAGCGGACGAAGAGTTCTATTTTGGGAAAAATTTAAAAGGCGAGAATCGCGTCATATCGAAACTTGTTCGTCCAAATAGCCTATTTCTTTCCGCGGCCGCTCAGAATTCACACTCTCAGCTTTCTCCTATTTTCAAGTTTTTTGCGCAAAAAATTACTAATAGAATGCAGGAGACTTCTGAGATTCTCTTGCCGGAGCAGCTTCTGGCCTATTTTGGCGAAGACGAAGAACTAAGATCCAGGGCTATCCAGTTTTTGTCTTCTGCAGACACTGGCATAGTCGGAATAGACTTCTCAAAAGTTCCAATAGATGAAAAACGTCAGGCACTAGTGCAGGAATTTGAACGCGTCCTTAATAGTCATCTTGATGAGGAGAAAATCAACCTTCCCAAGAGAACGGAGGAGGCAAAGGTTGGAGTGAAGCACGTCGGGGCTGCAGGAAAAAGCTACTCGCTCGAAATGACCTGGGAGAGCGCCGGAACCATTGCACTCTTGGGGCTGCTCGGTCCAGTCCTTAAGAGGCTGATGGAAGGTGGCGTGCTGATTATTGATGAATTAAATAGTACACTCCATCCACTCGTTTCGCGCGAGATCATTGGACTTTTTTCGCATCCTGAGACAAACCCAGGGAAGGCCCAGCTCCTTTTCTCCACCCATGACACTAATTTGCTTTCTGGAAGAATTCTTAGAAGAGACCAGATTTGGTTTGCAGAGAAGGATCGTGAGGGCGCTACTCATACCTATTCGTTAAGCGATATCAGAATTCGAGCGGACGATAACTTCGAAGCTGGATACCTTAGGGGCAGATTTGGTGCGATTCCATTCTTCGGCTTTGAAGACTCTCCACTTTACGTTTCGGAATAG
- a CDS encoding serine kinase: MQRSTVRVLDVATSDHATPVVAAGGACDPFHTQLRRPHTLSKQLLGGRFHFESNSPSLLALVEAAFGAVPAHRLPESAAFRIELTLVDRGDAPYALAMEPPPVQTHSGAGVLSGVIDAHNYVVLVPEQRRALVVVSEDMLAHAYHVRYELIEFAVFVLAAHGMRLVPLHGACVGRDGRGVLLLGGSGAGKSTLALHSLLRGLEFLAEDALFVAPHYLLATGIGNFLHLRPELLHLLDPQTRAWIAAAPMIRRRSGALKHEVDIRQGEGRLAQAPLRLAAAVFVSATMAADPQRLLQPMPDADVAARLAADQPYAAGQPHWPLFARQLQRLGVYELQRGTHPEASVDALQTLLA, from the coding sequence AACAAGCGACCACGCCACGCCAGTCGTCGCTGCGGGCGGTGCCTGCGATCCGTTCCACACCCAGCTGCGGCGCCCCCACACCCTCAGCAAACAACTGCTCGGTGGACGCTTCCACTTCGAGAGCAACAGTCCGTCGCTGCTGGCCTTGGTGGAAGCGGCATTCGGCGCGGTGCCGGCGCATCGTCTGCCGGAGAGCGCCGCGTTCCGCATCGAACTGACCCTGGTGGACCGTGGCGACGCGCCCTACGCGCTGGCAATGGAGCCGCCGCCGGTGCAGACCCATTCCGGCGCGGGTGTATTGAGCGGGGTGATCGATGCGCACAACTACGTCGTGCTGGTGCCCGAGCAGCGCAGGGCGCTGGTGGTGGTGTCCGAGGACATGCTCGCGCACGCCTACCACGTGCGTTACGAACTGATCGAGTTCGCCGTGTTCGTGCTTGCCGCGCACGGCATGCGCCTGGTGCCGCTGCACGGCGCCTGCGTCGGCCGCGACGGCCGCGGCGTGCTACTGCTCGGCGGCAGCGGCGCCGGCAAGTCGACCCTGGCGCTGCACAGCCTGCTGCGTGGGCTGGAGTTCCTTGCCGAGGACGCGCTGTTCGTCGCCCCGCACTACCTGCTCGCCACCGGCATCGGCAACTTCCTGCATCTGCGGCCGGAACTGTTGCACCTGCTCGATCCGCAGACCCGCGCCTGGATCGCCGCGGCGCCGATGATCCGCCGCCGCAGCGGCGCGCTGAAACACGAGGTGGACATCCGCCAGGGCGAGGGGCGCCTGGCACAGGCACCGTTGCGGCTGGCCGCGGCCGTGTTCGTCTCGGCCACCATGGCCGCCGATCCGCAGCGGCTGCTGCAACCGATGCCCGACGCGGACGTGGCGGCACGCCTGGCCGCGGACCAGCCCTACGCCGCGGGCCAGCCGCACTGGCCGTTGTTCGCGCGCCAGTTGCAGCGGCTGGGCGTGTACGAACTGCAGCGCGGCACGCATCCGGAGGCCTCGGTCGATGCGCTGCAGACACTATTGGCCTGA
- a CDS encoding ATP-binding cassette domain-containing protein: MNQHHVVELTEVRFGYPGAAAPVLDIASFALPRGQQLLLRGASGSGKSTLLALIAGVLQPTAGCVRVAGQDLAALRKAARDRFRADHCGVVFQQFNLLPFLSTRDNIALGLQFSARRGRLAVGTQALDTEIERLMVALGLDVAALWSRPAARLSVGQQQRVAAARALIARPPLLLADEPTSALDPVAAQAFLQLLFAECRQGGTSSIVVSHDPSIAPLFDAQADLATLNRAGAGGAR, translated from the coding sequence ATGAACCAGCACCACGTCGTCGAACTGACCGAGGTGCGCTTCGGCTATCCCGGCGCCGCCGCACCGGTGCTGGACATCGCATCGTTTGCGCTGCCGCGTGGGCAGCAACTGTTGCTGCGCGGCGCCAGCGGATCGGGCAAGAGCACCTTGCTTGCCTTGATCGCCGGCGTGCTGCAGCCCACGGCCGGCTGCGTGCGCGTGGCCGGGCAGGACCTGGCGGCCTTGCGCAAGGCCGCACGCGATCGCTTTCGCGCCGACCACTGCGGCGTGGTGTTCCAGCAGTTCAACCTGCTGCCGTTCCTGAGCACCCGCGACAATATCGCGCTGGGCCTGCAGTTCTCGGCGCGCCGCGGCCGGCTGGCGGTGGGCACGCAGGCGCTGGACACCGAGATCGAGCGGCTGATGGTCGCGCTGGGCCTGGACGTGGCGGCGCTATGGTCGCGACCGGCTGCCCGCCTCAGCGTCGGCCAGCAGCAACGCGTGGCCGCCGCGCGCGCGTTGATCGCACGGCCGCCGCTGCTGCTCGCCGACGAGCCCACCTCCGCGCTCGACCCGGTCGCGGCGCAGGCCTTCCTGCAGTTGCTGTTCGCCGAGTGCCGGCAGGGCGGCACCAGTTCGATCGTGGTCAGCCACGATCCGTCGATCGCGCCGCTGTTCGACGCCCAGGCCGACCTGGCCACGCTCAACCGCGCCGGCGCCGGAGGTGCGCGATGA
- a CDS encoding RloB family protein, protein MSRIPSPPSLKRRSPHLESKVEVVIACEGTVTEPDYFQKCIGYYGAGLVRLRILPRTGVPMTVVKAAVAEKEKLQLKARKAPLADRIPFSVWAVFDRDEHDVEPAFALARTNKIGLAFSNPCFELWPLLHLNQEYGAQEGRHEVQRHLNLVMPGYHHTNNARVDFEMMKSHVGAAISRAAHLNISRENEGCPNGCPSTTVGNLVQKIIDNGRINFRIKA, encoded by the coding sequence ATGAGTCGCATCCCAAGCCCGCCATCACTTAAGCGAAGATCTCCTCATCTTGAATCCAAAGTTGAGGTTGTAATTGCTTGTGAAGGAACTGTTACTGAGCCTGACTACTTTCAGAAGTGCATTGGCTATTACGGCGCGGGCCTCGTAAGGCTTCGAATCCTCCCCAGAACTGGGGTCCCGATGACTGTTGTGAAAGCCGCAGTTGCTGAGAAAGAGAAGCTCCAGTTAAAGGCGCGGAAGGCGCCTTTAGCGGACCGTATTCCGTTTAGCGTATGGGCAGTGTTTGATCGTGACGAACACGACGTTGAACCAGCATTTGCGCTTGCACGGACCAACAAAATTGGCCTGGCGTTCTCAAATCCTTGTTTTGAACTGTGGCCGCTCTTGCATTTAAACCAGGAGTACGGGGCGCAGGAGGGGAGGCATGAAGTTCAACGACATCTCAACCTTGTGATGCCTGGCTATCATCACACAAATAACGCGCGCGTCGATTTTGAGATGATGAAGAGTCATGTCGGTGCGGCAATTTCCAGAGCCGCACACCTAAATATCTCAAGAGAGAATGAGGGCTGCCCTAACGGCTGCCCATCGACGACTGTCGGTAATTTGGTACAGAAGATCATCGATAACGGTCGAATAAATTTCCGCATCAAAGCCTGA
- a CDS encoding ABC transporter ATP-binding protein: MSTRPEPASHLLRAFVAVLGRGERLRIAGYVLLSLLGALAGALAAVALVPLVQPGHVLTLAGHALPLPTGFLAQTLLFVAASSGFALLRWWGTRQAADLASRHALDLRRQVHARLLQAPLPALADASSAEIANLLTYNVEIVVQGFSALLQLLVAAITAAVSLAAAFLVSPMLVLALPPLLALGLLAFRIAGHEQARVSRQYVADMTRLFWLSEDFPRRLRHVRSFAREAREQEAYEAIAGRLAYGYARQQALVASGRLLLELAAVAAIAAIMLLAGVWHGIDRGALITVGLLLGRLLPYLVSTRQSVQQLRSAAPALELWQRYVALSALPTPPGTVAAQPSAATEATAPIQIERIGLAPPLAAVALTGLVLAPGTLTLISGPSGVGKSSLMDALAGMVAPPQFAAHCDGRALDLAGYRAALQPLAYVAQGVRPWQHSVRQCLAWAAPAASEAAMWEALRDVGLAARLQGGAGLDTAAHGAGARLSGGELQRLLLAQVLLRQPRVALLDEATSALDAAAEQQVLSTLRRRLPQTALVAVSHRLGLTAIADQCVMVQRGTVSPLLLADRAS, from the coding sequence ATGAGCACACGTCCGGAACCGGCATCGCACTTGCTGCGCGCCTTCGTCGCCGTGCTCGGCCGCGGCGAACGCCTGCGCATCGCCGGGTACGTGCTGCTGTCGCTGCTCGGCGCGCTGGCCGGCGCGCTGGCCGCGGTCGCGCTGGTGCCGCTGGTGCAACCCGGCCACGTGCTGACCCTGGCCGGCCACGCATTGCCGTTGCCGACCGGCTTCCTCGCGCAGACCCTGCTGTTCGTCGCCGCCAGCAGCGGCTTCGCCCTGCTGCGTTGGTGGGGCACACGACAGGCCGCGGACCTGGCCAGCCGCCACGCGCTGGACCTGCGCCGGCAGGTACATGCGCGGCTGCTGCAGGCGCCGCTGCCGGCCCTGGCCGACGCCAGCTCGGCGGAAATCGCCAACCTGCTCACCTACAACGTCGAGATCGTGGTGCAGGGCTTCAGCGCGCTACTGCAACTGCTGGTGGCGGCGATCACCGCGGCGGTGAGCCTGGCCGCGGCGTTCCTGGTCTCGCCCATGCTGGTGCTGGCGCTGCCGCCGCTGCTGGCGCTGGGCCTGCTCGCCTTCCGCATCGCCGGCCACGAACAGGCCCGGGTCAGCCGCCAGTACGTCGCCGACATGACTCGGCTGTTCTGGCTCAGCGAGGATTTCCCGCGGCGCCTGCGCCACGTGCGCTCGTTCGCCCGCGAGGCGCGCGAGCAGGAAGCCTACGAGGCGATCGCCGGTCGGCTCGCCTATGGCTACGCGCGCCAGCAGGCGCTGGTCGCCTCCGGCCGCCTGTTGCTGGAACTGGCGGCGGTGGCGGCCATCGCCGCGATCATGCTGCTGGCCGGAGTGTGGCACGGCATCGACCGCGGCGCGCTGATCACCGTCGGCCTGCTGCTGGGGCGGCTGCTGCCGTACTTGGTCTCGACCCGGCAGAGCGTGCAGCAACTGCGCTCGGCCGCGCCTGCGCTGGAATTGTGGCAGCGCTACGTCGCGCTCAGCGCGCTGCCAACGCCACCTGGCACCGTGGCGGCACAGCCCAGTGCGGCGACAGAAGCGACGGCGCCGATCCAGATCGAACGCATCGGCCTGGCGCCGCCGCTGGCCGCGGTGGCCTTGACCGGTCTGGTCCTCGCACCGGGCACGCTGACCCTGATCAGCGGCCCATCCGGTGTCGGCAAGAGCAGCCTGATGGACGCGCTGGCCGGCATGGTCGCGCCACCGCAGTTCGCCGCGCACTGCGACGGCCGTGCGCTCGACTTGGCCGGCTATCGCGCCGCGCTGCAGCCCTTGGCCTATGTCGCCCAGGGCGTGCGGCCCTGGCAGCACAGCGTGCGGCAGTGCCTGGCCTGGGCGGCGCCGGCGGCGAGCGAGGCGGCGATGTGGGAAGCGCTACGCGACGTCGGCCTGGCCGCGCGCCTGCAGGGCGGCGCCGGCCTGGACACCGCCGCGCACGGCGCCGGCGCGCGCCTGTCCGGCGGCGAACTGCAGCGGTTGCTGCTCGCCCAGGTGCTGCTGCGGCAACCGCGCGTCGCCTTGCTCGACGAAGCCACCAGCGCGCTCGACGCCGCCGCCGAACAGCAGGTCCTGAGCACGTTGCGGCGGCGGCTGCCGCAGACCGCCCTGGTCGCGGTCTCGCACCGCCTCGGCCTGACTGCCATCGCCGACCAGTGCGTGATGGTGCAACGCGGGACCGTGTCGCCGCTGCTGTTGGCTGATCGGGCTTCCTGA
- a CDS encoding phospholipase D-like domain-containing protein, with protein sequence MPLVSIASVHPARRLLSTAMACLLLSAATGAQARPQPSQFHIVESVPEASVYGEPGVPRTQQTWLAMINGARQRIDIAAFYISEKPGTGLTPVLDALAARARAGVAVHLLVDHTFLAKNPDSVAWLGKVPGITVRVLPVDTLTGGVLHAKYMIVDDASVFVGSQNWDWRALEQIHEIGARIDDARFAKTFAASFDYSWRLADEGNLAKAQARGVQPPDFVPVTATDPVLLDAGSDAPLVAFPAFSPPALQPAWVSAEEPALVEMIRASQHALRIQVMTLSAIRSFGPKGWWAPVDGAIRDAAARGVQVHIIVADWALREPMQAYLKSLAALPNIAVKFSRLPPAPQGFIPYARVEHAKYAVADDRSSVIGTGNWEWSYFNTAVDASVFVKGKGPAETLTRIFDRDWNGPYVTTLQPGQNYEAPRTE encoded by the coding sequence GTGCCTCTCGTTTCCATCGCCAGCGTGCATCCCGCACGCCGCCTCCTGTCCACCGCCATGGCCTGCCTGCTGCTGTCGGCAGCCACCGGCGCCCAGGCCCGGCCGCAGCCCTCGCAGTTCCATATCGTCGAGAGCGTGCCCGAGGCCAGCGTCTACGGCGAACCCGGCGTGCCGCGCACCCAGCAGACCTGGCTGGCGATGATCAACGGGGCCAGGCAGCGCATCGACATCGCCGCGTTCTACATCTCCGAGAAGCCCGGCACCGGCCTGACGCCGGTACTGGACGCACTGGCCGCCCGCGCCCGCGCCGGGGTGGCGGTCCACCTGCTGGTCGACCACACCTTCCTGGCCAAGAACCCGGACAGCGTCGCCTGGCTGGGCAAGGTGCCGGGCATCACCGTGCGGGTGCTGCCGGTCGATACGCTGACCGGCGGCGTGCTGCACGCCAAGTACATGATCGTCGACGACGCCAGCGTGTTCGTCGGCAGCCAGAACTGGGATTGGCGGGCGCTGGAGCAGATCCATGAGATCGGCGCGCGTATCGATGACGCGCGCTTCGCCAAGACCTTCGCCGCGAGCTTCGACTACAGCTGGCGCCTGGCCGACGAAGGCAATCTGGCCAAGGCGCAGGCGCGCGGTGTGCAGCCGCCGGATTTCGTTCCGGTCACCGCCACCGATCCGGTGCTGCTGGATGCCGGCAGCGATGCGCCGCTGGTCGCCTTCCCCGCGTTCAGCCCGCCGGCGCTGCAGCCGGCGTGGGTCAGCGCCGAGGAGCCGGCCCTGGTCGAGATGATCCGCGCCAGCCAGCATGCGCTGCGCATCCAGGTGATGACGCTCTCGGCGATCCGCAGCTTCGGGCCCAAGGGCTGGTGGGCGCCGGTCGACGGCGCCATCCGCGACGCCGCCGCCCGCGGCGTGCAGGTGCACATCATCGTCGCCGACTGGGCGCTGCGCGAACCGATGCAGGCCTATCTGAAAAGCCTGGCCGCACTGCCGAACATCGCGGTGAAGTTCAGCCGCCTGCCACCGGCGCCACAGGGCTTCATTCCGTATGCGCGGGTCGAGCACGCCAAGTACGCGGTGGCCGACGACCGCAGCAGCGTGATCGGCACCGGCAACTGGGAATGGAGCTACTTCAATACCGCGGTGGACGCCTCGGTGTTCGTCAAGGGCAAGGGGCCAGCCGAGACGCTGACGCGCATCTTCGACCGCGACTGGAACGGCCCCTACGTCACCACGCTGCAGCCTGGGCAGAACTACGAGGCGCCGCGTACCGAGTAG